The DNA region CGGCCGCGGCTATCACCACGAGCGCACCCACGACCCCCGCGAGGAACATCGTGAGCCGCCGCTTCCCCCGCTTCCCGTCGGGCGAACCGCCCGAACGCGGCCGCGCGTCCTCAGGCGGCCCCCCGGCGGAACCGGCCGAACCGGCGGGTCCGGCCATGGCGGACGGCCCGAAGGAGCCCGACGGGCCGAGGCCCGACGACCCGGACGCACCGGCAGAGCCGGACGCGCCTGCACTCGACGCACCCAGACCCCCGGGATATCCGTACCCCCCGGACGACCCGGACGTCCCCGAAGGCGTGGCAACGACTCCCCAGCCGCCACCGCGCGAACCCGAGCTTCCGCCGGAGCCACTGCCGCCACCGGCCCCGGCACCGGCGCCGTGCGGCGTCCGCCGCTCCTCCCCCTGCACCGGAGTCCCCGGCGGCACCGTGGGCGCCACCCCGGCAGGTCCCGCGATACCCGGCGTGGGCGCCGCCGTCGCACTACCCCCGGCGCGCGCCGGCTTCCCGTTCCGTCCCCCCTTGGCCGGAGTCGACCCGAACTCTCCGAGCGCGGCACGCGCCTGGGAGATCCGGATCGCTTCCATGGTCATGTCGTGGCGCATCTCCGAGCGGCTCCAGGCCCTCTCGGCAAGCTCCCACATCGTCGTCAGATGGACGGGATTGGTCCCGGTCACCTCGGCCAGAGCCACGATCGCGCCCTTCGGCGCGAGCAGCCGGCCGTTCAGATACCGCTCCCAGGACGTCTTGCTGTACCCGGTGCGGTCGGCCACGGCGGCGACACTCAGTCCGCTGCGGTCGACCAGCCGGCGCAGCTGACTGGCGAACTCCCTGACCTGCGGATCGAGTTCATCCGGCAAGGCCCTCCAACGAGGCATTGCTACCCCCCTCTTTCCCCCCGTACGTGCTGGCTTTTCCCGCGCGTGAAGCCCTCTGCCGAGTCCTCGTTCTGGCTACCCACAGGGATGCGCGCAGTAAGGATCTCAGTTCCCGGGATGGGGGCGCACGGGAGCATTCGGGCCTGTGGGCATGCACCGTTGCACGCCCGTTGGTCTGCGGTCCAGTGTCCCACCGTCTTCCCTCTCGGCCGACAGGATCGCCTGGTCAGCGCACGGGACGTCCCGGAGCGTCCCGATTGCCCACGTTATCCCTGGTGTCGGGGGTGATCAGCGTAAATCCTCGAACTTGTCAACACATCGACACGCGGGGAACACATGCGCGACCTCGTGCGTCACTCACGACCTCAGGGGGATCACATGCACACCAGGGGCAGGTCGAATCGTCGACTGCTCACCGCCGTCACCGTGACGGCGACCGCGGGACTCGCGCTCGGCGTGAGCGGTCCGCTCGCGGCGGCCACGTCCGGGTCCGCCGCCTCTCCGCAGGTCATCGACGGCACCGGCGGCGCGTACAACGACTGGGGCGACGAAGGGACGCTCTCCGTCGGCCGCCATTCGAACAGCAACGCGACGCGTCTGTGGCAGACCGTCCTGTACGCGGACGGCGCCAGGTGGAGGGACGGCAATGGCGTGAAACACCCCTTCACGAAGTACGACATCGACGGCTCCTTCGGCTGGAAGACGAAGTCGGCCACGAAGTGGTGGCAGGCCCGCGAGGAACTCGAAGACGTCGACGGCATCGTCGGAAAGGAGACTTTCGGCCACGCAGACGACTTCCTCGACGGCCCGTACCGGGGCGGCAAGGTTACGTACAGCGGCTACCAGCGGGACGTCACGTTCAAGCGGCTGAGCGGGAAGTACTACGTCAAGATCGGTACGCAGTGGAAGGTCGCGGCGTACAGCCGGCGCGGCTGAACCCGTGCCTCCCGCGCCCTCGGACCGTCACTCCGACGTGTGATCACGCCAGGGTGACGGCACCGACCACCGCGGTCAGCAGCAGGACGAGGACGAGCACCAGGGCGCAGAGCAGCAGACGGTGCGAGGCGGCCCAGGAGGCCCGGGCGGGCTCCGGTTCCGGCGTCTCGGCGAGCAGGTCCCACCACGGGACCGTGGGGTCGTCCTCGTACCCGTCCTCGCGCTTGCCCCCGTCCGTCGCCCCGTTCGCACCCTCGCCCCCGGCCACGGGCGCCCCCGCCGGAGCCGGTGCCCGGGCCGGGGCCACCGTTCGCGGCCACGCCCGCACCGCCAGCTCCCAGCACACGCCGAAGCGCTCGGCGTCCGCCCCCGCGACCCGGCACAGGGCGACGACCGCCTGCCGGGGCGGGGGCTGTGTCGCGTTCAGATAGCGGTGCCAGGAGGACTTGCTGTACGCCGTGCGCTCGCCCAGGGCGACCAGACTGAGCCCCGTACGGTCCTTGAGCAGCCGCAGCTGCTCCACGAAATGCCCCACCTCCGGCGGAAGATCCGCAGGCAGTGGCTGCCAGGCGCTCATCCCTCTCCTCGCCCCCCTCGCCGTCTCCCTCGTACGTCCCCCGCTATGACCGGGTGACGGCCCCGACGGCGAATCGGTTCCCGCCGGATGCGTCGCGGGACGAATGCCATACGCCTGTCGTACGACGCCATACGGCGGCCGAACGGCGACATACGGAGACGTACGACGGGCGGGACGTGCCGGAACCGTCACCTCCGTGCCACAGGGGGCTGACAGGCATTGAACCGCCGTTGGCACGTCCATGACTGTGGAGTCCAGGCGGCGCCCGTCCTCGCTCGGGGGAGTGGACAGGCGCCGCTCCCTCCCACGAAGAAGCCCGCCTCCTCGGGAAGAGGGGACGGGCTTTCGTCACACAGGCACCGCGTTCGCTAGGTCCTGATCGTGAAGTGCAGCGTGTCGTCCAGGAACGGGATCTCCAGCAACGGGTTGGGCTGCGCCATCATCGCGAGCAGCGCGATCGTCACGCCCAGAACGCTGTAGGTGACGAGGTCGGTGAACCGGGAGCGGACGGCGAGCATGCCCACGTCGGGCAGCATCCAGCGCATGACGCCGCCCGCGAGCAGCGCGACACCGATCAGCAGGGTGCCGAACTTGAAGAGGTCGAGCGCGGTCAGCAGCAGACCGAGTCCGACGGTGCCGGTGACCGCGAGGATCGGCCACTGGCGCACGGGCGCGGGCGCGTCGCGCGGAGCCGCCCGGCCACCGCCCTCGGGCCGCGCGGTGTCCCGCGTGAACAGCGGGAACCGCCGTGTGACCCTCCGGGGCCTGCCGTCGGGGCCGGGCGCGCTGACCGCGTCCCGGGCGGTGGGTTCGCCCTCGCGGGCCGCGTCGGCATCGGCTTCGGCGTCCTCTGCCGGGGTGCCGCCGGAGTCCCCCTCGTCGGCGTGCGCCGGGTGCGGCTCGGTACCGGTCGGCTCGGTACCGGTCGGCTCTGCGCCACTCGGCTCTGCGCCACTCGGCTCGGTGCCGTGTGGCTTCGCGCCAGGTACCTGTCCGGCCGCCGCTTCTTCCGCGCCACTCGGCTCGGTGCCGGTCGGCTTCGCGTCCGGCGTCCGTCCGGCCTCCGGCTCGGTGCCGGCCGGCTCCTGTTCCGGTACGGATGCCCCGGCGGCGGACGTCCCGTGCGACTTGGTGTCCTGGACGTCCTGGACGTCCGGGGTGCTCTCGGCGCCCTGACCCGCGGCGTCGCTCGGAGCCGGGCTGTCCTCCCGGCGCTCACTGCCGCTCCGGTCCGCGGCCTCGGCCCGTGTCGTGGCGTCGGCACGCGTCGGAGCCTCGACCCGTGTCGCAGCCTCGGCCCGCATCACCGCGTCGGTCTTCGTCGAGGCATCCGCCTTCGTCGACGTGTCCGCGTTCGCGGAGGTGTCCGCCGTCGCGGAGGTGTCGGTCTCGCTGTCCCGCCCGGTGGCGGCCCGGTCAGCCGGCACTGCGTTCCGCCGCCTCGACCACGTTGACGAGGAGCTGGGCGCGGGTCATCGGGCCCACTCCCCCGGGGTTCGGGGAGATCCAGGCGGCGACCTCGGCGACACCGGGGTGGACGTCGCCCACGATCTTGCCCTCGGCGCTGCGGGAGACACCGACGTCGAGGACGGCCGCCCCGGGCTTCACGTCCTCGGGACGGATCAGATGCGCGGAGCCCGCCGCGGCGACGATGATGTCGGCCCGGCGCAGGTGCGAGGCGAGGTCGCGGGTGCCGGTGTGGCACTGCGTCACCGTCGCGTTCTCGGAGCGGCGGGTGAGCAGCAGCGGCATCGGGCGGCCGATCGTCACGCCACGGCCGACGACCACGACCTCGGCACCCTTGATCTCCACGCCGTACTGGCGCAGGAGGGTCAGGACCCCGTTGGGGGTGCAGGGCAGCGGGGCCGGCTCGTTCAGGACGAGGCGGCCGAGGTTCATCGGATGGAGCCCGTCCGCGTCCTTGTCCGGGTCCATCAGTTCCAGGATGCGGTTCTCGTCGATGCCCTTGGGAAGCGGCAGCTGAACGATGTAACCGGTGCAGGCCGGGTCCTCGTTGAGCTCGCGGACGACCGCCTCGATCTCCTCCTGCGTGGCGGTCGCGGGCAGTTCCCGCTGAATGGAGGCGATACCGACCTGGGCGCAGTCGCGGTGCTTGCCCGCGACGTACTTCTGGCTGCCGGGGTCGTCGCCCACCAGGACGGTTCCGAGGCCGGGCGTGATGCCCTTCTCCCTCAGGGCCGCCACGCGGACGGTCAGATCGGACTTGATCGCGGCTGCGGTGGCCTTGCCATCGAGAATCTGGGCGGTCATGTGCCCATCCTCGCGGATGACCGGGCCCTGGTTCCAATCCGGCCCCCCACGGCCACTTCCGGCCTGCCCGAGGCACCTCCCGGGCGCACTCCGTCCGGTCGCCGTCCGGCCCGCGCCCATGATCGGCGATGTTGCACTTGCACAACACACGCGGTATCCGGCTGGACAAATAAGCGACGCGTTAAGGACGATGAGCGGCACAGTGCCGCGGACAGTACCGGGGGGACGAACCGCATCTGTAGAACTTTCCTCCGAAATGTGCCGCGTCGTCCCCGCACTTACGCAACGACGGAGGAAAGACGCCATGAGTTTTGGCGACCCGAACAACCCATACGGTCCGCCGCAGGGCCAGCAGCCCGGCTACCCTCCACAGCCTCCTCAGGGCCAGCCCGGCTACCCGCCCCAGGGCCAGCCCGGCTACGGCTACCCGCAGGGCGCGCCGCAGCAGCCCGGTTACGGCTACCCGCAGCAGCCCGCGTATCCCGGTTACCCGGGCGGCAACCACATGACGATGGAGATGCCCGGTCTGATGAAGACCGCGCGCGTCCTGCTGTTCATCCTGGCAGGCCTCCAGATCCTGTTCGGCATCATCGCGGGCATCGCCGTCGGCGCCGTCCAGGACGTGTCGAACGGCGTGGGCAGCGGTGACGACACCGACACCCTCGCCGGACTGGGCTTCGTGCTCGCGGCGTTCCTGGTGGGTATGGGCGCCCTGTCCATCTTCCTCGGCGTCAAGTTCAAGAACGGCGGCAGCGGGATCCGCGTCACGACGATCGTGTACGCGTCGCTGATGATCCTCGGCGGCCTCGCCAACACCGTGCAGGGCGCGGGCGGTTCCGGCACGTTCGGCGGGCTCATCTCCCTCGCCATCGCCGGCATCATCCTCGCCTCGATGGTGAACGGCGCGGCCTCGGCGTGGTTCAACCGCCCGCGGTACTGACCTCGGAACGCCCGCGGCACCGACCCCGGAGCCCCGGGCTCAGCCGCCGCAACGGCACGTTCACGCCATTCACGCCAAGGGCCGTGTTTCCCCCCGCTGAGGGGGACACGGCCCTGCCGCGTCGCCATACCCTGATCCGGTAACCGCGTGCGGGACTGGGAACGGGGAGCGGGACGGGGAGAACGGCCTTGTACAGCATCATCGTGGTACCTCCGCCGACCACGGAGGACGAACACAGCGGCACGTATGGCGACGCGCACGGCGGGACGTACGGCGCAAAGCGCACCGGCACCCAGATCCGGCTCGCGCCCGGCGAGCGGCTGGCCTTCGGCCGCTCCGCGAGCGGCAACGGACTTGCAATCGCACACGAAGGCGTCTCCCGGAACGCCGGGGAGATCACCGCGCAGGGCGCCTTCTGGGTACTGAGCAACCTCTCGGCCCACCAGACGTACGTGGTGGAGAACCCGGAGGGCGCGGGCGAGCACATCAAGGTCGGACCCGGCAGGCTGGACGCGCCGGTCCCCTTCGAGTTCGCCCGGATCGTGCTCCCCGCGGCGGGCGACCTGCTGCCCATCGAGGTGTGGGCACCCCGCCACGACTATCTGCGCTCACCCGAGGGCCTGGACGGGGCGACGACCACGCCCGCGTTCTCCGTCGACCGCACCAAGCGGTACTTCGCGGTGCTGGCCGCCCTCTGCGAGCCCCGGCTGCGCGGTGAACCGCACGCCCCGCTGCCCACGGTCGACCAGGTCGTGGAGCGGCTGCGCCCCCACTGGCCCGCCGCGTCCCGCACGTCGGTCCAGTGGAACATCGACTACCTCGCCGTGAAACTGCGGCTCAAGCCGGGCCCCGACACGGCGGACACGGGCCCGCGCCTCAACGGCAAGAAGGAGTCCCTGGTCTCCCTCGCCCTGCGGTTCGATCTCGTACGGGAGGACGACCTGCTCGTCCTGACGGAGCCGGCGAGCCGGGCGGCGCGGTGACGGAGGGGTACGCGGTCTCGGTGCCCAAGGGGTACCGGGTGGGGTCCTGGGAGGTGCGGGACCCGATCGCCACGGGCGCGTTCGGCAGCGTCTACGAGGCCCGGTGCGCCCACCCGCCCGAGGGCCTGCCGAAGTCCGCGGCGCTGAAGTTCCTGCCCACCGGCACGGGTACGCCACGTCAGCTGACGCATCTGCGTGAACTCGCCGAGCGCGAGGTCGAGTTGCACCGAAGACTCACACGCCCGCGGCTCATCCGGATGTACGAGACCCTCACCGTCGACGACCCGGACCGCCCCGAACTCGACGGCGCCACCGTCCTCGTACTGGAACGGGCCGAGGGCTCGCTCGCCGCGCTCCTCGCCCGCTCCCCGCACCCGCCGCAGGGCCCCACGCTGCTCGCGCAGACCTGTGAGGGACTGGCCCAGCTGCACAGCGCCGGCTGGGTCCACGGCGACCTCAAGCCCGCCAACGTGCTGCTGATGAAGGACGGTTCGGCCCGGCTCGCCGACTTCAACATGGCCGCCGAGCTGGAGGGCACCCACGCCTACACCCCCGCTTTCTCCACCCCCGACTACACCCCGCCCGAGCTCCTCTGGTCGGAGATCGGCGAACGCGGCCGCCAGATCAGGCCCTCGGCCGACGTCTGGGCCTTCGGCGTCCTCGCCCATCTCGTCCTCACGGACACGTTCCCGCTGCCGGGCGGCACCCCCTCGGCCCGCCGGGACGCGGCTGTCCGGTACGCGCGCGGCACCGACGAACTGCGGCTGTCCCCTCGACTCCCGGACGGCTGGCGGGAGATCGTGCGGGACTGTCTGGCCCGTACGCACACGGAGCGGATCTCCGGAGAGACACTGCTGCGGCGGGTGGAGGAGGCGGCCGGCACCAGCCGGTCCCCCCGCCTGCCGAGGCTGCGCGCCCGGCGCGGACGCCGCTCGACGCTGGTCCTCGCCGCCGCGGCCGCCACGGTCGCCGTCTCGGGGCTCGCGTACGGCATCACGACCTGGGCGGGCGACAGCGGGAGCGGCACGGAGGGGGGCGAGGGCAGGGCTCCCGCGACCGAGAAGGTCGTCCAGGCCTCCTACGGCGCCGGCGAACTCCGTACCGGCAAGGGTGTACCGGCCGAATACCGGCCGCTGATCGTCGACTCCGCGCACGACTGTGTGCAGGAGGAGGTCACCCCGGCACTGCTCGCCGCCATGCTGAAGGTGGAGAGCGACTTCGACCCGGGCCTGTCCGACCCGGGCAACGACGAGTACGGCATCGCCCGTTGGACCCCGCGGGTGCTGCGCTGGTGGATCCGGTCCGACGGCGTCACCGCGAAGACGATCCCCGAGCCCCCCTTCTCCCCCGCCGAGTCCATCCCCGCCATGAGCAGATACCTGTGCTGGATCGCGCCACGACTCGATCCCAAGCTGGCCGGCGACCACCGCGTACTGATCGCGGCCGCCTACCGGACGTCGTACGAGAAGGTGAACGACGCGGCCGGTGTTCCCCCGAAGTACCGCGACTACGCCGCCCGCGTCGCTCACTACCTCAAGGAGTACACGCCCGCGGACAAGAAGTGACCCTGAGAGTTCCGAGGTACCCCTCGCGGGCGTCCGCCGCCAGGGTGGGCGGTATCGGTCCATCCGAATGCGGCGGTCTCCGGCTCCCTCGGGGGAGGGCCGGAGGCCGCCGTCGTCATGCCCTCCCCCGTCGCGCCGCCGTGACATGTCCCGGGTAACTCGCCCTACTCTGGCCTCCGTTGAGGCAGGAGGAGGGGGACGACTCCATGTACAGCGTCATCGTGGTGCCACCGCGGAGTGGCGGATCCGCCGACGGATGCGACGGCCAGATCAGGCTCGCGGCGGGCGAGAAGCTCGCCTTCGGCAGAACGGCTCGGGACGGCGGACTGAGGATCGCCCACGAAGGGGTGTCCCGGGTCGCCGGTGAGATCACCGCGCACCGGGCCTTCTGGATCCTGAGCAACCTCAGCGAGGACCAGACCTATGTGGTCGAGAACCCGGAGGGCGCTGGCGAGCACATCAAGGTCGCGCCGGGCCGGCTGGACGCGCCCGTGTCGTTCGAGTTCTCCCGTGTCGTCCTGCCCGCGGCGGGCGAGCTGCTCAGCTTCGAGGTGTGGGCGCCGCGCCACAGCTACGGCGCCGCGGCCCGCTCCGGGCTCTCCGGCGGCATCACGGCCCCGGCGTTCACGCTCGACCGCACGAAGCGGTACTTCGCCGTACTCACCGCCCTGTGCGAGCCCCGGCTGCGCGGCGAGCCGCACGCCCCGCCTCCCACCGTCGACCAGCTCGTGGAGCGTCTGCGGCCCGGCTGGCCCGCGGCGAACCGCTCCTCCGTGTACTGGAACATCGACTACCTGGCGGTCAAACTCCGGCTGCGGCCCGGCCCGGACGCGGCGGAGCCCGGACCGCGGGTCAACGGCAAGAAGGAGTCGCTGGTCTCGCTCGCGCTCCGCTTCAACCTGGTACGGGAGGACGATCTGGTCGTTCTCGCGGCGGCCCCGAGCGAGGTGGGGCAGTGAACGGAGGCCCCACCGTCCCCGTTCCGAAGGGCTACCGAGTGGGCCCGTGGGAGGTGCGCGAGCCCCTCGCGTCCGGCGCGTTCGCCAGCGTCTACGCGGCCAGGCTCACGAGTGACGGCGGCGAGGCCGCGGAGAGGCCCGCCGAGGACACCACCGCCGGTGAAGGCACCGGTCCCCTGCCCCGGCACGCGGCGCTGAAGTTCCTGCCCACCGGCACCCGCACCCCGCGCCAACTCCACCACCTGCGGGAACTGGCCCACCGTGAGCAGGAGTTGCTGAGCCGCCTGCGCTCACCGCGGCTGATCCGGATGTACGACGCCCTCACCGTCGACGACCCGGACCATCCCGAACTCGACGGCGCCACCGTCCTCGTACTGGAGCGGGCCGAGGGTTCCATGGCCGCCCTGCTCGACCGCTCCCCGGGCCCGCCGCACGGGCCCGCCCTGCTGGCCCAGGTCTGCGAGGGTCTGCACCAGCTGCACCACGCGGGCTGGGTGCACGGCGACCTCAAGCCCGCCAACGTGCTGCTGATGAAGGACGGTTCGGCCCGGCTCGGCGACTTCAACATGGCGGCGGAGATGGAGGGCACCCACGCGTACGCGCCCGCCTTCGCCACCCCCGACTACACCGCGCCGGAACTCCTCTGGTCCGAGGTCAGCGAACGCGGCACGCAGATCCGCCCGACCGCGGACGTCTGGTCCTTCGGCGTACTGGCCCACCTCGTCCTGACCGGCACGTTCCCGCTGCCCGGCGGCACCACGGAGGCCCGCTGCGACGCGGCGGTACGGTACGCGCGCGGCACCGAGGAACTGCGCCTGTCCCCCGAACTCCCCGCCGTCTGGCGGGAGATCATCACCGACTGCCTGGCCCGTACGCACGAGGAGCGCGCCGCCCACGACACCGCCTCACTGCTGCGCCGGGTGGAGCGGGCCGCGGGCGCCACCCGCTCGGCCCGACTGCCGAGACTGCGGCCCCGACGCCGGTGGCGCCCCGCCCTGGTGGGCGCCCTCGCAGCGGCGGCGCTGATCGTGGCGACGACGGTGGTGTACGCGATGCGGGAGGACGACCAGGGTCTGACGTACGGCTACCACCGCTGCCCGGCCGACTCCGTCTGCTTCTTCAGCGAGCCCAACGGCTCGGGTGAGATGTGCAGTTGGGACGAGGACGACGCGGACTGGCTGTCGGGGGCGGACACCTGCGCGTGGACCCGGGGCCAACCGGTGAAGTCCATCTTCAACAACAGCAGCGACGACGAGAACGGCCTCGGCGCCGTAGCGTATTTCAGGGGCCGCGACTTCACCCCGGTCGGCGCGGACGTCACCCGCGAGAACGCCCGCAACCGCACGGGCTGCACGTCCCAGCGCAACCAGGGAAACCTGGCGGGCACGTACGCCCCGCTGTCCCACAGATGGATCGCGCGCTGCTGACGCCTGGGCGCCGGCTAACCCGTCGGCGCGCCGTCACCCTTGAGCGCCCCGACGAAGGGGGCCCAGGCGCTCACGGGGAAGACGAGGGCAGGGCCGGCGGGGGTCTTGGAGTCCCGGACGGGGACGAAACCGGGGAGGTCGTGGCGGACTTCGACGCAGTTGCCGCCGTCGCCGTTGCTCGACGCGGTCGCACTGCGCTGGGGCGTGGAGCAGAGCCGCGGCGGCAAGACCGTGCGGTGTGAACTGCACTGTGGCACAGACGGCTTCGTGGCCGACCCTGAAACCTTCCAGGTTCCGCTCACGGCCCAC from Streptomyces sp. NBC_00258 includes:
- a CDS encoding bifunctional methylenetetrahydrofolate dehydrogenase/methenyltetrahydrofolate cyclohydrolase, producing MTAQILDGKATAAAIKSDLTVRVAALREKGITPGLGTVLVGDDPGSQKYVAGKHRDCAQVGIASIQRELPATATQEEIEAVVRELNEDPACTGYIVQLPLPKGIDENRILELMDPDKDADGLHPMNLGRLVLNEPAPLPCTPNGVLTLLRQYGVEIKGAEVVVVGRGVTIGRPMPLLLTRRSENATVTQCHTGTRDLASHLRRADIIVAAAGSAHLIRPEDVKPGAAVLDVGVSRSAEGKIVGDVHPGVAEVAAWISPNPGGVGPMTRAQLLVNVVEAAERSAG
- a CDS encoding serine/threonine protein kinase → MTEGYAVSVPKGYRVGSWEVRDPIATGAFGSVYEARCAHPPEGLPKSAALKFLPTGTGTPRQLTHLRELAEREVELHRRLTRPRLIRMYETLTVDDPDRPELDGATVLVLERAEGSLAALLARSPHPPQGPTLLAQTCEGLAQLHSAGWVHGDLKPANVLLMKDGSARLADFNMAAELEGTHAYTPAFSTPDYTPPELLWSEIGERGRQIRPSADVWAFGVLAHLVLTDTFPLPGGTPSARRDAAVRYARGTDELRLSPRLPDGWREIVRDCLARTHTERISGETLLRRVEEAAGTSRSPRLPRLRARRGRRSTLVLAAAAATVAVSGLAYGITTWAGDSGSGTEGGEGRAPATEKVVQASYGAGELRTGKGVPAEYRPLIVDSAHDCVQEEVTPALLAAMLKVESDFDPGLSDPGNDEYGIARWTPRVLRWWIRSDGVTAKTIPEPPFSPAESIPAMSRYLCWIAPRLDPKLAGDHRVLIAAAYRTSYEKVNDAAGVPPKYRDYAARVAHYLKEYTPADKK
- a CDS encoding helix-turn-helix domain-containing protein: MPRWRALPDELDPQVREFASQLRRLVDRSGLSVAAVADRTGYSKTSWERYLNGRLLAPKGAIVALAEVTGTNPVHLTTMWELAERAWSRSEMRHDMTMEAIRISQARAALGEFGSTPAKGGRNGKPARAGGSATAAPTPGIAGPAGVAPTVPPGTPVQGEERRTPHGAGAGAGGGSGSGGSSGSRGGGWGVVATPSGTSGSSGGYGYPGGLGASSAGASGSAGASGSSGLGPSGSFGPSAMAGPAGSAGSAGGPPEDARPRSGGSPDGKRGKRRLTMFLAGVVGALVVIAAAVFLTNGGSDDTAGSDTTPTPTPTVSKELPAGVECFGADCAGKDPENMGCGGTLATTVEKAVVGTAQVEVRYSETCGAAWARITAAGPGDAVRITAGKAAAQTAEVDTDTDAYTPMVAVKNATEAKACATLQTSGEEGCTK
- a CDS encoding FHA domain-containing protein, with protein sequence MYSIIVVPPPTTEDEHSGTYGDAHGGTYGAKRTGTQIRLAPGERLAFGRSASGNGLAIAHEGVSRNAGEITAQGAFWVLSNLSAHQTYVVENPEGAGEHIKVGPGRLDAPVPFEFARIVLPAAGDLLPIEVWAPRHDYLRSPEGLDGATTTPAFSVDRTKRYFAVLAALCEPRLRGEPHAPLPTVDQVVERLRPHWPAASRTSVQWNIDYLAVKLRLKPGPDTADTGPRLNGKKESLVSLALRFDLVREDDLLVLTEPASRAAR
- a CDS encoding helix-turn-helix domain-containing protein; amino-acid sequence: MSAWQPLPADLPPEVGHFVEQLRLLKDRTGLSLVALGERTAYSKSSWHRYLNATQPPPRQAVVALCRVAGADAERFGVCWELAVRAWPRTVAPARAPAPAGAPVAGGEGANGATDGGKREDGYEDDPTVPWWDLLAETPEPEPARASWAASHRLLLCALVLVLVLLLTAVVGAVTLA
- a CDS encoding serine/threonine-protein kinase, with the translated sequence MNGGPTVPVPKGYRVGPWEVREPLASGAFASVYAARLTSDGGEAAERPAEDTTAGEGTGPLPRHAALKFLPTGTRTPRQLHHLRELAHREQELLSRLRSPRLIRMYDALTVDDPDHPELDGATVLVLERAEGSMAALLDRSPGPPHGPALLAQVCEGLHQLHHAGWVHGDLKPANVLLMKDGSARLGDFNMAAEMEGTHAYAPAFATPDYTAPELLWSEVSERGTQIRPTADVWSFGVLAHLVLTGTFPLPGGTTEARCDAAVRYARGTEELRLSPELPAVWREIITDCLARTHEERAAHDTASLLRRVERAAGATRSARLPRLRPRRRWRPALVGALAAAALIVATTVVYAMREDDQGLTYGYHRCPADSVCFFSEPNGSGEMCSWDEDDADWLSGADTCAWTRGQPVKSIFNNSSDDENGLGAVAYFRGRDFTPVGADVTRENARNRTGCTSQRNQGNLAGTYAPLSHRWIARC
- a CDS encoding FHA domain-containing protein — protein: MYSVIVVPPRSGGSADGCDGQIRLAAGEKLAFGRTARDGGLRIAHEGVSRVAGEITAHRAFWILSNLSEDQTYVVENPEGAGEHIKVAPGRLDAPVSFEFSRVVLPAAGELLSFEVWAPRHSYGAAARSGLSGGITAPAFTLDRTKRYFAVLTALCEPRLRGEPHAPPPTVDQLVERLRPGWPAANRSSVYWNIDYLAVKLRLRPGPDAAEPGPRVNGKKESLVSLALRFNLVREDDLVVLAAAPSEVGQ
- a CDS encoding DUF397 domain-containing protein, which encodes MPPRLCSTPQRSATASSNGDGGNCVEVRHDLPGFVPVRDSKTPAGPALVFPVSAWAPFVGALKGDGAPTG
- a CDS encoding peptidoglycan-binding domain-containing protein, whose translation is MHTRGRSNRRLLTAVTVTATAGLALGVSGPLAAATSGSAASPQVIDGTGGAYNDWGDEGTLSVGRHSNSNATRLWQTVLYADGARWRDGNGVKHPFTKYDIDGSFGWKTKSATKWWQAREELEDVDGIVGKETFGHADDFLDGPYRGGKVTYSGYQRDVTFKRLSGKYYVKIGTQWKVAAYSRRG